The region aaagTTCTTATAAATTAGAAAAAAAtattctgaacaatttttgaaaaacttTCTGATTTTTTTAAAACTGGAATACTTTTCAAAAATCCTGTTCAATTTTTTAAAAatggaaacattttttgaatttaggaaCATTTTGAAAGCACGAcaatttttaaaaatgttgaacgttttttgaaagcacgaacatttttaagTTTCCAAACAATCTTCAAAAACATGAACTCttaaaaaaagaaaactaaacttgaaaaagaaaaaaaagaaacagcAAAAGGAACtgaaaagaaaaataaacaaaaaaagaaaaaaaagaaaaaccaaaaaagaaacagaaaaaccgGTTGGAGGTTCCCCAAACAAGAAAAACCGGCTGGAAAACTCAAGAAGATTCCCAAAACCGGAAAAGCAGCAACACGTTAAGGCCCCGTTTGATAACTTAGTTTTTTCGAAGTATTATGACAATACTGCAGTTTTTCAAAATACCATGGTTTAATTTACCGTGAGCTGTTTGGCAACCACAAAAAACTGTAGTATTTATACCGTGGTATTGTCAAAACCGTGGTATTTTCTCTGTATTAAAAAAAGAACCCTGGACCTCTTTTTTTAAAACAGAGCACACAAAGAAAACGAGACTATTCGTTATCGCCTTCCTCGCTCCCAAGCCGTCACCGCCGCCCTGAAGATCGCTGGCCATGGGACAAACCAAGCCAGGAGAACGGAATGGAAATAAAAATGGTGTCCTTCCTACTCCCACAAGCGCTTCTCTTCTCCTTGTACGCGCTGTGCATCAGGTCGGCCCCCTGGACACCACATGCCCAGGTTGCTAATGCCATGGTCGCGCAAGCTGATGGCTACAAAGCTAACTCCGAACACACTGCTGGCTGAGCCTGCGTAGGCCCTTGTGCTGAGCCACACCGGCCTTGCTTCCTGTCCATGCGCTCCTCCCGAACGTCGCCCCATGCCTCAGCGCGCCACATTAGCAGTTGTCGGTCAAGCCGCAGCCAAGCCAGAGCGACCCCCGCACTTCCGTGCCGCACTGCTGATGCATAGCTTGCCGCCGGGTCTATTTAAGCATGGCCTTTCAGTTTGCAACCACTGGTCAGCTAAGATCGTGCATGTCTTGTGACTGCTATGAAACGGCTAGCTAGCTAATTTACATCATCCTAAACATGCACCAGCCAAACACTGTCAGAGTATTCCCAATACTACAAAATACTTTGATATGTCAAAACTGTGGTTTCTAGAACCTATAGATAAAAAGACTGCAGTTTTTCAATACTACAGTTTATGCAATATTTTGCTGTCAAACACACCCTAAATGGGCTGGTCCAAGTAATCTCTCGATCCCCAGTCTGTGGGAAGGGTCGACATTTAAACGCAATGTGCGTCCAATAGAATATTCTGATCACACACACAGATGGCAGATCCTTTTGTTGGTCCTTGTGCTGCTGCGTTCTATGGCTGCCGGAGAAGGCAGTTTCAATCGTTTGAAGTGCAGAAGGTCAGAAGGGGGTGGCGATCCACAGCAACACGGCGCATTGCCGGCCGACTGGCCCCACGGTCAGCATGCCGGCAACGAGGCTGCAGGGAAGAAAAGGTCAATTTCTGTCCTCTAGGTCTTCGTTCTGGGCTCGTCCCCGGTCACTAGATTCAGTAGATTGGTTCGTGCTATTAAATCTATGGAAGTCGAATTGTATAAACGACAATTGTCCACTTATGCTTGTGAAGACATGAAGAGGGAGAGTGATGAATCGATTTATTAAAAAAGCTTGAGCCACTAGGTGGCAGCCGGCCAAATGGAGAGTCGGAGACTAATATCATGATTATTTCGAGGTCCTTTACATGCCATTGCTTCCATCTGACGAACGTGCCTCTCGACCACCTTCTTCCTTGGTTGGCTCACCCGTGCCGTGCCGCTCTGTTTTGTGGCTCCAGCTCCAGCCGGCCGGACAAAGATGGCGTTGATTCCGGCCTTGGGTGGGCATCGGCAACCTAGATTCCCCTTTCTGAATAGCCAGCTACGTATATCTGATCCAACGTATTCTGCTTTTAATTTTGGCTCTCGCAGTGCTGGTCGGCACGCTCATCTTCGTGCTTCTTTTCGCCGTGTTCTGCTACCGCTCGGACAACGGCGCGCGACCCGTACCCCAGTCCTACGCGGTGGTGCCAGACCACGTGATGAGGCACGCCACCATCGAGAGGTTCTTCGCGGAGATGGCCAACGAGAAGCCCATCCGGTTCACGCCGGGCCAGCTCCAAGGCTACACCAGCAACTACTCGTCCCGTCTTGGCGCCGGCGGGTTCGGCACGGTCTACAAGGGCGCGCTCCCCAACGGCCTCGCCGTCGCGGTCAAGGTGCTCCACGGCGACCACAACCAGCGGTCCGAGGAGCACTTCATGGCGGAGATGGGCACCATCGGGAGGACGCACCACATCAACCTCGTCAGGCTGTTCGGTTTCTGCTTCGACGCCTCCGTGCGCGCGCTGGTGTACGAGTTCATGCAGCACGGCGCGCTCGACGCCTACCTCTTCAACCGCGCCGCCGGCGTGGGCTTGGCCACGGTGGCCGCGATCACCACCGGCGTGGCACGGGGTCTGAGGTACCTCCACGAGGAGTGCCATCAGAAGATCATCCACTACGACATCAAGGGTGGTAACGTCCTCCTCGACAGAACCCTCACGCCCAAGGTGGCTGACTTCGGGCTCGCGCGACTGGTGGACCGGGCAGACACGCACGTCTCCATGTCCGGCGTGCGCGGTACACCCGGCTATGCGGCGCCGGAGCTGTGGATGGGTTCTGGTGTGACGGAGAAGTGCGACGTCTACAGCTTCGGCATGTTGCTGTTCGAGGCCGTCGGCNNNNNNNNNNNNNNNNNNNNNNNNNNNNNNNNNNNNNNNNNNNNNNNNNNNNNNNNNNNNNNNNNNNNNNNNNNNNNNNNNNNNNNNNNNNNNNNNNNNNNNNNNNNNNNNNNNNNNNNNNNNNNNNNNNNNNNNNNNNNNNNNNNNNNNNNNNNNNNNNNNNNNNNNNNNNNNNNNNNNNNNNNNNNNNNNNNNNNNNNNNNNNNNNNNNNNNNNNNNNNNNNNNNNNNNNNNNNNNNNNNNNNNNNNNNNNNNNNNNNNNNNNNNNNNNNNNNNNNNNNNNNNNNNNNNNNNNNNNNNNNNNNNNNNNNNNNNNNNNNNNNNNNNNNNNNNNNNNNNNNNNNNNNNNNNNNNNNNNNNNNNNNNNNNNNNNNNNNNNNNNNNNNNNNNNNNNNNNNNNNNNNNNNNNNNNNNNNNNNNNNNNNNNNNNNNNNNNNNNNNNNNNNNNNNGGAGGAGGAACTTCGACGAGGCCGCGCCGGAGAGCCAGCAGTGGTTCCCTAAGCTGGCGTGGACCAGGTACGAGAGCGGCGAGCTGGTGGAGCTCGTGATGCCGAGCAGCGGTGACGACCATGGCGTGGATGCTGTGGATGAGCCGCAGCAACAGCTGTGCAAGGAGCTGGCGGAGAGGATGTGCAAGGTAGCGTTCTGGTGCGTGCAACAGCAGCCGGGGGCGAGGCCGCCAATGGGCGCTGTGGTGAAGATGCTGGAGGGCGAGATGGACATTGCTCTGCCGCCGAACCCATTCCGGCATCTTATGGACGACGTGCCGGTGGATAATCTTTGGACGACAATGACGAGCAGCGTAAACACAGCATCAGCGTCGGCGGAAGATGGGATTTCTCGCGGTAGCAACGAGATCGTCTCGCTTTGACGTTAGGTATCTTGGAATTCTATAATGTAGCTCGTAGTGTTATTACTAGATAGGAAGTGAACAAGAGAAAGAGAAGGGCAGAAGTTGTGCATTGCCGCAAAGCCTCTGCGTGTTCATCTGAGTGAGTAGTTCAtgaaggggctgtttggattgcaTCCATGGCGTGCCATTCCAAAATATTGGCGTTGACCGAGGGATAGATATGTGTTTGGATGGCTTCTAACTTTCTACACATCGCCATGGAAGCGTTGTTTGGCTCGCAGGAGCAGAGCCCGCAAAGCCTCTGCGTGTTCATCTGAGTGAGTAGTTCAtgaaggggctgtttggattgcaTCCATGGCGTGCCATTCCAAAATATTGGCGTTGACCGAGGGATAGATATGTGTTTGGATGGCTTCTAACTTTCTACACATCGCCATGGAAGCGTTGTTNNNNNNNNNNNNNNNNNNNNNNNNNNNNNNNNNNNNNNNNNNNNNNNNNNNNNNNNNNNNNNNNNNNNNNNNNNNNNNNNNNNNNNNNNNNNNNNNNNNNNNNNNNNNNNNNNNNNNNNNNNNNNNNNNNNNNNNNNNNNNNNNNNNNNNNNNNNNNNNNNNNNNNNNNNNNNNNNTTCTTAGCACCCACTAGACCCCCGTCTCCTCTTGGGTGCCGATGAGTGCTGGATCGCAACACCGGCgggtgcagaaccgggctataaccccggttcgtaaggggctttagtgccggttctgtaaccggcactaaagggcgggAACTAAAGGTCCCTCCCTTAGTACCGGTTAGGTACGAACCGTtgctaaagggcaaccatgtggcacgagccagggcCGGGTGTGGGAAgagctttagtaccggtttgtgttaacAACCGATACTAAAACTTttgggggttttggttttattatttatttttcctttaactttgtatttttcatttaattctttttcgtttgctggtattttacgatactacatattctacacgttatgcatatatataagtaGAATTATTTGTAGAACCgattatatatatagggtgggtctattctaataacacccctttaagaccttattctgctaacacccaatTGTAGATATCAAGGTGCCTAACACcggtttaattctttttcgtttgctggtattttacgatactacatattctacacgttatgcatatatataaggaGAAGTCAAGGTGCCTAACACCGGTTTGATGAAATGGCAAGCTAAATAAATATATTACAGATGTAGATATCAA is a window of Triticum dicoccoides isolate Atlit2015 ecotype Zavitan chromosome 2B, WEW_v2.0, whole genome shotgun sequence DNA encoding:
- the LOC119361254 gene encoding G-type lectin S-receptor-like serine/threonine-protein kinase SD2-5, which encodes MEQSLTSPAKVKAIVGGGWGEEAKSEVPALGDELVIVVLVGTLIFVLLFAVFCYRSDNGARPVPQSYAVVPDHVMRHATIERFFAEMANEKPIRFTPGQLQGYTSNYSSRLGAGGFGTVYKGALPNGLAVAVKVLHGDHNQRSEEHFMAEMGTIGRTHHINLVRLFGFCFDASVRALVYEFMQHGALDAYLFNRAAGVGLATVAAITTGVARGLRYLHEECHQKIIHYDIKGGNVLLDRTLTPKVADFGLARLVDRADTHVSMSGVRGTPGYAAPELWMGSGVTEKCDVYSFGMLLFEAVGXRRNFDEAAPESQQWFPKLAWTRYESGELVELVMPSSGDDHGVDAVDEPQQQLCKELAERMCKVAFWCVQQQPGARPPMGAVVKMLEGEMDIALPPNPFRHLMDDVPVDNLWTTMTSSVNTASASAEDGISRGSNEIVSL